A window of Gossypium hirsutum isolate 1008001.06 chromosome D13, Gossypium_hirsutum_v2.1, whole genome shotgun sequence genomic DNA:
TGGGCAAGGATTGAGGGCGGAGGCTCTTGGCAAAAGCAGTTTTTGCCAGTGCTGCCCGGGCTGCTATCACTGCAGGTGGGCACTTGAATTTCATCCCTGGAGGTGGCTGAAAAACCTTAGCAACAAGTGGCAAAACACCCGTGACTGCCCTATATGATTTTGCTATTGGACAGTTACCATTTTGCAGCCATTCATTGCCCGATGCTTCGTGATTGGAATTTCCGCCCTGAAACATGAAATATTTTTGATGATGATTGGTTTCAGGTCTCAACTCTAAACTACTATCAGCGAAGAAATGGGTACATTCTGCGAATCGAAGTTCGATTACCTTTGAAGAAGATTCTTTCTTTGATGGTTTtgattttccattttgattcttCCACTTATTAGAGAACGCGTTGAAACTGAAAGGCCCTCCTAATCCAAATGATGAGAGACTAATGGTGGCTGCCTTTGCAGCCAAAGGATTGAACTCGGGTGGGGATGTTTCAGGCTCTGCTTTCTTAACATGCAAGGGAGATCGTTCCGACAGTGGAACTACTCCATCCTGTCCATGAAAAAGCCTGAATGCCACGTCAAAATTGGGCCCATATTCGAAAATCGGGCCTTTGGCTCCTCGTACCTGAGACATAGAAGTGAAAAGCTAATGAGATCACGAATCAAAGACACGATGCAAGAAGCGTAGATCTCTCATGATAGACATGAAACTTCAAAACTTACCGGCAAGGGAAAGGGCAAGGTCGACGAGAATGAAAAGTTAGTCGGCTCATTAATGTTTCTCAAAAATGGACATCTAAGGATTTCCATTTGGGAAGTTGCAGAATCCTCATTTAAGCTTCTAAAGTTAAAATTCATTTCAGATAACCTGTACAAAGAAACATAACTACTATTAAACAAAGTCGCTAAAAGCACGAAAACACCTCATTGATACTAAGCAAAAACATTAACATGTTAACAGTTTGCGTAAAAACCGATCGGACTCTAAGCAAATCGAAATCATGAAACAACTATACATTACAAAAAACAGAAAAACAATTTGGTTATATATTGCCATAACAACATGTAGACAAAGACTAGCATTCAAagagccatatatatatatatgaataaatcaAAGCCCATATACATCAACATTGTTGATCAAATTAAAGCAGTCTAATCCAGAAGAATGTGAACTTGGTTACTCGAACTCTTCGATATAACCTATAAAGATGCTCTAAATATATgcaaaaaaacatagaaaaatctatggaatttactaaaatcattcTTGAATGAATGTAAAGCTAAGGAAATTGACGAGTCATGTTAACAAATTACACTAAAAAAATAACCTGAATACAAGTTCTTCATAGACAAGTAAATAGTAAACTAAAAAACAGTAGAAAACATGGGGAAAAGAGATGAACcattaaataaaaatctaaaacaaaCCCATCAAAGATTAAGAAACTGATAAACAATTAGAATCAAAAGGAAGGTAAAAAGAAAAAGGCATTACAAGCAACGAAATTAGGCAAAATCTATcaaaaaaaacccagaaaaaaaTAACTGAGAATTTTGTACCTTTTGGCAGATGGAACAGGATCAAGGAGAGCAAAAATCAAGGGAAAAAAAATGAGGGTATTGGACTTcgagagaaaaatgaaaagaatgagAACAAAGAAAGGAATCAATGGAGTTAGGTGGCAATAAAGAGCATTCAGAAAATTTATGAGACGTTCACAATAGTTTGAGAGAGCGGAAACGACGCCGTGGTCAGACTTCTTTTTGGAATGGTCATCGTTGGCGTGTGGCGGCCATTATTGTTTCTTCCCGAATTAATGGAGTATTTTAAAGATTATTGGGTAAACTTCTTTAAGACACTAAATTATTAGGAACTATGCGTTTTgttcactcaattttaaaaaattacgaaATCATCACTGAATTATTCGAAAGCTTCATTCAAGTCATTGgaatattaaaattattgttgtatggCATTCTTTGTTTGTACTATCTGCACCAATCGGAAACTTtcttttcccttctcttctataatttagcttttttttcatgaaatattttTGAATGTCACGAATTGTGAATCAAAATCCAAACAGCTTTTTTATCTGATCTTCGACATAGATAGTCAGATTGATTTGGATTTAATGTATGTTATTCTATTGGTTGATAGGTACTGATCCACCGTATCGATAGTCACTTGGAGCTCGCTAGctagacttttttttaaaaataaaaacttaacagtccaatgacttaaataaaaactttcgaatagtttagtgacttgattgaaaattttcaaataatttattgatcattttgtaactttttgagattgagtgactaaaatataaacttactaatagtttaataatcTTGGATATATCCTACCTTAATTTTTTcattaatattaaaaatgtatTCAAATCATGATACTGCTACAATTTATCGTTAAGTTACTgataatttaaacaaaatatatcataACTAATTGGTTTACTCAAGACCCAATCCGACCCATAAAAAAATCAATCATCCACCaaaaattccatatattattgGACTATCATGTGGTTGAAAAAAAATTGTACTTTTCAGCCACAAATAATTCAAAGGTACAAAGATTTTTTTGAGGTTGAATCGAATCATGAATAAATAAGTTGAGTATGATATATTTTATCTaaattatcaataatttaacaagAAATTATAACAGTGTCttgattcaaataaaattttaatttacaaggATTATTTGGAGTAATTTTTAGTAAGAAAAATAGTAGTACAGGGACTCCAGgtagaatttaactttttttatgcCTAAATGAAACATGTGCcctcaacttttctcttttttgaatctaaataaattatcAACTTTTTTTTAGGGTTAAAGTCTATCTAGAGTCCCTATGCTACTAAAAGTTActtcaaattagtcattgtagtttaaaaaattatttaaattatgacACTGTTACAATTTGTCGTTAAGTTACTAATAATTTGGACAAAATATATCATACCTAACTTATTTACCCAATACCCGATCTACTTGATAAAAAAACCCAACGACCCCCCAAAAAAATCCATGTATTTTTGAACCATTTTATAGCTGAAAAGATTCATTAAGTATATTATTTTCAGCCATACGATAGttcaaaaatacataatttttttggGATGGTTGGATTTTTTTATGAGTTGGGTCatgagtaaattaattagttatgatatattttgttcaaattatCAATAACTTAATAACAAATTGTAGCAGTGCcatgatttgaataaaattttaatttacaaggACTAATTTAGAACAAATTTTAATATAGAGACTAAAATAAACTTTACATATAATATATGAACTCAGAGTCGATATTAACCTTTTTTGCACCTAAATAAAACATGTACCACTGACATTACTTATCGAATCTAAAAACTCCACTGACAACGCATCAAATGATTTTCCATAGTCAAaggatacaaaatatataattcaCAACATTGTTGACTTCCAGAGGATCATTGGCTGTATAAGCTTGAATTTGCATATCAATTATTGGACCTCACATTATTCAAATATCAATACATAttccaatttaatattttatataattaatattttaattatttaaccgATAATTTATTATGATATTTGTATTTGTTATGTATGTAAAGTTTTAAACTAatatgatatttctatcatatcgatctaaaatattatctacattaatatattttttaacgattaatttttttatataaaataaataattagaaaattttaagagTAAACTACCTATTTAATCACCCGGGTTTACCCATGTTCCTATTTTGGTTactcatttaaaaaaattgttattttagtcACTCCTAATAGATAAATTGTTAATTTTAGTCACTCCTAGTAGATAAGTTGTCAATTTTAGTTACTCTACCATTAAAATGGGTTTTATCACCGAATGGAATGTTGACGTGTCTTGGTATATTAACAAAAttagccctcaatatttacatattttattaatttaatcctgattttgaaaaaaaattaacccttaatatttacacattatatCAATTTGGTCATGGTCCTCAATATGAGTTCTCTAAGCAATATAATTTTCATAAGTGGGCTAGATATCTTCTAAATTAACAGTTCAATCTGTTTACGTTGTTCAATAAATTGCCTATACTCAAATATGAAAACTGTCGTTACATAGCTCCAGTGCTGGGAAATGAGCACTTCCTTGACTCTTAAAAACTAATTCATATTTTTCAACATCGTGACTTAACCCATCAAGTCACCAATTCAAttggtttgcttaaaacttaaaatttgatattcattattcaaatttaatttaatttaattttcaataattaataGAGTCAAATGTTATTATAACtatataattttttcttaaattgtgttatttatgttcttaaatagattatttatacttatattttatttattattgatttaggTGAATAATTGGACAAAAGTGCTTAAAGTTTGTTTTTGATAACAATTTTGCGGAGTGAACTATCAACATGACATTACTTTAGTATTTTGACCATAATTTGAACTACAGAACTCCATTTTAGGCCTATAATATATTCAATCGAAGGAAATCGAGAGATCCAACTAAAGTCATGATAGCTTGAGCCAGGAAACATCAAGAAAGTGTTCAAAATAGGCTTGAAAGTTtgatgtgaaaattatcaaaaaaaccTAGAATAGCTCTACTTTATTTAACTAAGgatatttttgtattttctccaatatattaattattttttcatataaataGGCACTATTAGGTTAAGATTAAAACATATCTAGACATAGCCACCTAGTATTATTTTTaccttttgtgttttattttctttatgaatttctaaagtttctTTTCTAGTTAAAGGATTATCAAAGTTTAATTCTATAATTTATTGAGTCTTaatttgtgtttaatgtttaTTTGTTCTTTAGGATttactagaggtgatcatgggtcgggaCAGGCCGGGTTCGGGTCAGgcccagacaaaattttaggctcgtttTCTAGGCCCGACTCcgacccaaaatatgggcctaaaaatttgtccaagttcAGCGCGAAAGAAAATTGCTAATCCCGAGCCCGGCTCGGCtcggcccatattaaattttacaacaccaaaaaagtatatatttaatttatatttgattaaaaagtatatttgattaaaaataaaatatatatttaatatataattcgggtcgGGCCGAGCTGGGCCCATACCAAAAAtttttacccgaggcccggcccgttttctaaacagaCCTCacttttttacccaaacccatatttcgagcctatatttttactcgaaccctcccattttttggGCGGACCGTCAGGCCGAGGcgggtagcccaacccatgatcacctctaggaTTTACACATCTTCTGTTTAAATCACAGTTGTGTAGGTTTGTTAAATATGTGACCAATATTTGAAAACTTAGAATGGTTACCTTgtcaattagaataattaaatttattctaatactTATGACGAACTAAATAATTGTGTATGTTATAGTTTATGATTATGTGGTGTGAATGTTTGATCTAGCTTAAATAAACCTCGTTGAGGTGAGTTTGCTGGTTAGAATTAAGTCTATCTTGTTCTCAATGTTGCTAGTAAGTTAAATCTTGGACATTGAGTTGCTAGATTATTTATTAGTTAGGGAAATAATTTCAAACGAGTTGTCTCTTAGTTATCGAACAAGTAACGAGAGATTGGTTGCCTGATGTTGAGTTAACAACtagaattaatttattaaaggtatttaaaatatCCTTGTGTCGATGATTGGATTTATGAATCAAATGAAGATTTTAACTTTGACTAGAGTTTTTCCTCATTGATTTTCGGAAACTATCAATTATTGCTTTCTTcattaagtttttaatttaaatttagttttgattttcCAAAAAACCCCATCACATTGACTTTACTTGTTTTTTGTTTAAGAAATAAAGTTATATACGACCCTACTTATTGTTatctattaatattatattttcaagtaaatttttatttttataggtcTCGACAGTCTAACATATctgaattcatttatttatatgaaTACGAACTTGAATATATTCGgatcataaaatttcaaataaattaaacaaactCAATTTATAGTATTTAAAAGTACTAatatcctctctttttttttctttcctaacAAGTTTTATAttgttactttttttaaaaaaaatgtaatgaaactaaaatgtgaaataactCCATAATGAATCTAGATAAACGGTTGTCTAGGCGCATTTGTACTTAGACAAATGGTTGTCTAAGTTCATTATggactttttttaataatttttaaataatttcaaaaattttaatttcttataaaatttaaaaaagtctataattttttttataattatttaaaaaatcactcCAAGATAAACAATTTATCTAGATTCAATgtcttttaaataattattaaatttttttgagatATATTTACACATATATAAAATGTGCGTTAATAAGATTAATTTGCATGTGCAAGCAGGAAAAACTTCACACGCGTGAAATACATCCTAAGGAGGTCTTTGCCAATACGCTAAAGAGATTAGGTCTACATTTCAAATGCTTCAACCAGCTCCAACGATGGCCTCTCTTGCCATCAACAGTGCGACCGTTACCGACGTCCTCCATTGCAATATCATCGGTGGCCACTGGAGGAAACATGG
This region includes:
- the LOC107919755 gene encoding uncharacterized protein; the encoded protein is MNFNFRSLNEDSATSQMEILRCPFLRNINEPTNFSFSSTLPFPLPVRGAKGPIFEYGPNFDVAFRLFHGQDGVVPLSERSPLHVKKAEPETSPPEFNPLAAKAATISLSSFGLGGPFSFNAFSNKWKNQNGKSKPSKKESSSKGGNSNHEASGNEWLQNGNCPIAKSYRAVTGVLPLVAKVFQPPPGMKFKCPPAVIAARAALAKTAFAKSLRPQSLPTKVLVIGMLGMAANVPLGIWREHTKKFSPSWFVAVHAAVPFIAMLRKSVLMPKTAMAFTIAASILGQVIGSRAERYRLKAVAAKQLHIRESSVSVGAANQLDVVSFKDGYCRKDEWNPVSLQVATPSSSTDMFC